The following are encoded together in the Diachasmimorpha longicaudata isolate KC_UGA_2023 chromosome 3, iyDiaLong2, whole genome shotgun sequence genome:
- the LOC135159943 gene encoding protein HID1, which translates to MGNADTKLNFRKAVVQLTSKTQVIDASDDNFWDQFWSENVSCVQDIFTLIPAAEIRVLREEAPANLATLCYKAVEKLVKAVDNSCRTQREHQTVLNCCRLLTRLLPYIFEDPDWKGFFWSSLPGKEEEDESVPLAHSLLNAICDLLFCPDFTVASGRKSGPDKAEELQSIDSCEYIWEAGVGFAHSPPRHLVLDANRTELLKLLLTCFSETMYNPPSDLSITPNRWIQHLTSPENRHALPMFTSLLNTVSAYNPVGLGVPYNHLLFTDSMEPLVDIALQILIVTLDHDTSGNAANCEESGISGDNLFINYLSRIHRDEDFQFVLRGITRLLNNPLTQTYLPNSTKKVHFHQELLVFFWKMCDYNKKFLYYVLKSSDVLEVLVPILYHLNDSRADQSRVGLMHIGVFILLLLSGERNFGVRLNKPYTATVPMDIPVFTGTHADLLVTVFHKIITTGHQRLQPLFDCLLTILVNVSPYLKTLSMVASTKLLHLLEAFSTPWFLFSAPTNHHLVFFLLEIFNNIIQYQFDGNSNLVYTIIRKRQVFHALANLPIDCSTIAKSLSKRQRKQIPSTSVSTENVSEAAMEGSHPAQPAEPGTLKATLLETPGIENMTEKESAHPLSPSIDVNISKSVGEANGKDEEEAEDKPTQKSIVPKSGIRVTDEVVSPNNQWVPTGDWVYQWKSKLPLQTIMRLLQVLVPQVEKICIDKGLTDESEILKFLQHGTLVGLLPVPHPILIRRYQANAGTTAWFRTYMWGVIYLRNVEPPIWYDTDVKLFEIQRV; encoded by the exons ATGGGGAATGCTGATACTAAACTCAACTTTCGGAAGGCTGTTGTCCAGCTGACATCAAAAACTCAA GTAATTGACGCTAGTGATGATAACTTCTGGGATCAGTTTTGGTCGGAGAATGTCTCGTGTGTGCAAGACATCTTCACACTGATCCCAGCAGCAGAAATAAGGGTTCTGAGGGAGGAAGCGCCAGCAAACTTGGCAACTTTATGTTATAAAGCAGTGGAGAAGCTGGTAAAGGCTGTGGACAATAGCTGTAGGACCCAGAGGGAGCATCAGACCGTCCTCAACTGTTGCAGACTATTGACGAGACTTTTACCTTATATTTTCGAAGATCCTGACTGGAAGGGGTTCTTCTGGTCGAGTTTACCTGGGAAAGAGGAAGAGGACGAGAGTGTGCCCTTGGCACATTCATTACTGAATGCCATATGTGATTTACTGTTCTGCCCTGACTTTACTGTTGCTTCCGGAAGGAAATCTGGACCAGACAAAGCAGAAGAGTTACAATCAATCGACAGTTGCGAGTACATATGGGAGGCGGGGGTTGGTTTTGCTCACTCACCACCTCGTCATCTGGTCCTCGATGCCAACAGAACGGAACTCCTCAAGCTCCTTCTTACGTGCTTCAGTGAAACAATGTACAATCCCCCAAGTGATCTATCGATAACGCCAAATCGATGGATCCAACATCTCACGAGTCCTGAGAATCGACACGCATTGCCCATGTTTACCTCATTATTGAATACTGTTTCCGCTTATAATCCAGTTGGACTCGGTGTTCCCTACAATCATCTTCTCTTCACTGATTCCATGGAGCCTTTGGTCGACATTGCACTGCAAATTCTCATCGTCACCTTGGATCACGACACCAGTGGAAATGCTGCCAACTGCGAGGAGTCGGGAATCAGTggagataatttattcatcaactaTTTGAGCCGAATTCACAGAGATGAAG aCTTTCAATTCGTGTTGCGAGGTATCACGAGACTCCTGAATAATCCCCTGACCCAAACATACCTTCCAAACTCCACAAAGAAGGTCCACTTTCATCAAGAACTGTTAGTATTCTTCTGGAAAATGTGTgattataacaaaaaatttttgtactACGTTCTAAAGAGTTCTGATGTTCTGGAAGTACTGGTGCCTATTTTATATCATCTGAATGACTCCCGAGCTGATCAAT CACGAGTGGGTTTAATGCATATCGGTGTTTTCATTCTCCTTTTACTATCTGGAGAGCGAAATTTTGGAGTCAGATTGAATAAACCATATACTGCAACCGTGCCCATGGATATTCCCGTGTTCACAG GTACACATGCGGATCTCCTTGTAACAGTGTTCCACAAGATAATCACCACTGGACACCAAAGACTTCAGCCCCTCTTCGACTGTTTGTTAACGATTCTCGTTAACGTCTCGCCCTACCTAAAAACACTTTCCATGGTAGCCAGTACCAAACTCCTGCATTTACTCGAGGCATTTAGCACACCCTGGTTTTTATTCTCCGCCCCCACGAATCATCATCTGGTATTTTTTCTACTGGAAATATTCAACAACATCATTCAG TATCAATTCGACGGCAACAGCAATTTGGTTTACACGATAATCCGTAAACGTCAAGTGTTCCATGCCCTCGCGAATCTCCCGATTGACTGCAGTACTATAGCGAAATCCCTGAGCAAACGTCAACGAAAGCAGATCCCATCGACGAGTGTCTCTACTGAGAACGTCAGCGAGGCTGCAATGGAGGGATCCCATCCAGCTCAACCAGCTGAGCCGGGGACATTGAAAGCGACACTTTTGGAGACCCCTGGGATCGAAAACATGACTGAGAAGGAGTCTGCACATCCTCTGAGCCCGTCAATCGATGTTAACATCAGTAAATCGGTCGGTGAGGCCAATGGGAAGGATGAGGAAGAGGCGGAAGATAAGCCAACGCAGAAATCAATCGTTCCT AAAAGTGGAATTCGTGTGACTGATGAGGTTGTGAGTCCCAACAATCAATGGGTACCCACAGGTGATTGGGTATATCAATGGAAGTCAAAATTGCCTCTACAAACAATCATGAGATTACTTCAAGTACTCGTACCTCAAGTGGAGAAAATTTGTATTGACAA GGGCTTAACCGATGAAAGTGAGATTTTAAAATTCCTACAACATGGAACACTGGTCGGTCTTCTGCCTGTTCCCCATCCAATACTAATCCGTCGATACCAGGCCAATGCTGGGACGACAGCCTGGTTTCGCACCTACATGTGGGGGGTAATTTACCTCAGAAACGTCGAGCCTCCAATTTGGTACGACACAGATGTGAAACTCTTCGAAATTCAAAGAGTCTAG
- the LOC135159961 gene encoding uncharacterized protein LOC135159961 — translation MMSEMTREASAMECYANLPDVVASMESLTVDTGVSGQQARYTMRKRIPKMTQTTESLNRRCSIKPKKRSYSTMESDTQIREYYLDKTWKKNQNTLETIYEEIDGMSDNSTVIKGRKLRRLIKFDPMTQKPNEAKLRKRRAKIKRAFGSKIRTKPNSMDMNAFIKKLNEIKMQKN, via the exons ATGATGTCTGAAATGACCAGAGAGGCTAG TGCTATGGAGTGCTATGCAAATTTACCTGACGTGGTGGCTAGCATGGAGTCTCTTACTGTTGACACTGGGGTGAGTGGACAACAAGCTAGATATACAATGAGGAAGAGAATCCCCAAGATGACACAAACGACAGAATCATTGAACCGCAG ATGTAGTATTAAACCCAAGAAACGTAGCTACTCAACTATGGAAAGTGACACTCAAATCCGTGAATACTATCTAGACAAGACATGGAAGAAGAACCAAAATACTCTGGAGACGATTTACGAGGAGATCGATGGGATGAGTGATAACTCCACAGTGATTAAAGGGAGGAAACTTCGAAGATTGATAAAATTCGATCCAATGACTCAAAAGCCTAATGAGGCGAAGTTGAGGAAGAGACGAGCGAAGATAAAACGGGCATTTGGATCGAAAATTCGCACTAAACCTAACAGTATGGATATGAATGCATTTATTaagaaattgaatgaaattaaaatgcaAAAGAATTGA
- the LOC135159962 gene encoding uncharacterized protein LOC135159962, protein MFHINPRSFSISREIGNKRILISMVVVTAAAICVQLFSVPSEDEAEHEIQDICESAPFTKGITECIYNQNRQDNLCPLKVLGWILPNEKLDKDKVMNDVNQLLKNPEYAELIRKLFSTCVDKANAKGTSESAVADLFVNCWVEAGGSKLSKQAFCHK, encoded by the exons ATGTTCCATATAAATCCTAGAAGTTTTTCAATATCTCGAGAAATAGGAAACAAGAGAATTTTGATTTCTATGGTGGTGGTTACAGCAGCTGCC ATTTGTGTTCAACTATTTTCGGTGCCAAGTGAGGATGAGGCAGAGCACGAGATTCAGGATATCTGTGAATCGGCTCCTTTCACGAAGGGCATCACGGAATGCATTTATAACCAAAATCGTCAAGATAATCTGTGCCCTCTGAAGGTCCTTGGCTGG ATTTtaccaaatgaaaaattggacaAAGATAAAGTGATGAATGACGTCAATCAGCTTCTAAAAAATCCTGAGTACGCGGAGTTAATAAGGAAGCTATTTTCTACATGTGTTGATAAAG CAAATGCAAAAGGTACATCAGAATCTGCTGTTGCTGATTTGTTCGTGAATTGTTGGGTCGAAGCAGGTGGCAGTAAATTATCAAAACAAGCTTTTTGCCATAAATGA
- the LOC135159957 gene encoding neuferricin, whose amino-acid sequence MADGTKSYMWFPVLIALFYTIYTNDVYRSIAHKALTGDVPGAYQIYSKYSESQAVAGVDKQDTKSDKNGGNSVLYSEDQLAKFSNSKDGLYLAILGRVYDVSGGEKHYSPGGSYHGFVGKDATLAFVTGEFNNKNPTNDVSSLTNSQAKSIMGWIKFYDEKYVYKGKLVGKFYDKNGDPTIAYHEFMDKVKIADEADTVQEEMKKKFPPCNVEWKPEVGTRVWCSPQSGGISRDWTGVPKQYFEEPSSPKNRCACVNLESSDFHEHQGKFREYEGCEKLSSTCYIKT is encoded by the exons ATGGCCGATGGGACGAAAAGTTACATGTGGTTTCCGGTGCTGATTGCTCTGTTTTACACCATTTACACAAATGATGTTTACAGAAGTATAGCACATAAAGCACTTACCGGGGATGTACCTGGTGCCTATCAAATTTATTCCAAATATTCTGAGAGTCAGGCTGTCGCTGGAGTTGACAAACAGGACACAAAAAGCGACAAAAACGGAGGGAATTCGGTACTTTACAGTGAAGATCAGTTggcgaaattttcaaattccaaGGATGGACTGTATTTGGCAATTTTGGGACGGGTTTACGATGTCAGTGGTGGAGAGAAACATTATTCACCTGGAGGAAGCTATCATGGATTCGtcg GAAAAGACGCAACTTTGGCTTTTGTCACTGGCGaattcaacaataaaaatcccaCCAACGATGTTTCCAGTCTAACTAACTCGCAAGCAAAGTCCATCATGGGTTGGATCAAATTctacgatgaaaaatatgtGTACAAAG GTAAATTGGTGGGTAAATTTTACGACAAAAATGGTGATCCAACAATAGCGTATCACGAGTTTATGGACAAAGTGAAAATAGCCGATGAAGCAGACACCGTTCAGGAGGAAATGAAGAAGAAATTTCCACCTTGTAACGTAGAGTGGAAGCCCGAGGTTGGAACTAGAGTTTGGTGCTCGCCTCAAAG TGGTGGAATCTCGAGAGATTGGACAGGAGTTCCCAAACAATACTTCGAAGAGCCCTCAAGCCCTAAAAACCGATGTGCGTGTGTGAATCTCGAGAGCTCTGATTTTCACGAGCACCAGGGGAAATTCAGAGAATATGAGGGCTGCGAGAAATTATCAAGTACCTGTTATATAAAAACGTGA
- the LOC135159955 gene encoding uncharacterized protein LOC135159955: MHFWISKPAGRSHVIGGCRRGTYHAAAAAVTASSLPASIPLLKTRGQLGGRRDCLGGGSMISPHRPNANWIVNSSSGEQRRIEQVRCQGHSRRSEETGRNNRRGQQTNTISHLVTTSAQPRRVISSDPNANGAILEFPEMRDAELAGYRLRCGVWITFVVASGFVSIAKFYFGNKSDTGPDVLIFCGLLLTLLISGCFFTITRRARNAERNQNNHQEVCPHHVCYYAVNSAELRPQVQTLRVPMPAPTAPPGSPSPPPYHIAILIPQAEPSDVEAPPPSYDKATGHAGTTSVSE; this comes from the exons ATGCATTTTTGGATTAGTAAACCTGCCGGGAGATCCCATGTGATTGGAGGGTGCAGGAGGGGGACGTATCACGCCGCGGCTGCAGCGGTCACTGCATCCTCGTTACCGGCTTCTATACCGTTATTGAAGACTCGAG GCCAGCTAGGAGGGAGAAGAGACTGCCTAGGTGGGGGATCCATGATTTCGCCTCATCGTCCGAATGCCAATTGGATTGTCAACTCCAGCAGTGGAGAGCAACGCAGAATTGAGCAGGTTCGATGTCAAGGGCATTCGAGGAGAAGTGAAGAGACCGGGAGGAACAATCGGCGTGGCCAACAAACTAATACAATTTCTCA TCTTGTCACGACTTCGGCCCAACCTCGCAGGGTTATCTCCAGCGATCCCAACGCAAATGGAGCTATTTTGGAATTTCCGGAAATGAGAGATGCTGAGTTGGCGGGCTATAGACTTCGATGCGGCGTATGGATCACTTTCGTCGTTGCATCTGGTTTTGTGTCAATTgctaaattttattttgggaATAAA TCGGACACTGGTCCCGATGTTTTAATATTCTGTGGACTTCTACTCACTCTACTGATATCTGGatgtttttttacaataactCGACGTGCGAGAAATGCCGAACGAAACCAGAACAATCATCAAGAGGTCTGCCCTCATCACGTCTGTTATTACGCTGTTAATTCAGCCGAGTTAAGACCCCAGGTGCAAACACTGAGAGTCCCAATGCCAGCTCCAACAGCTCCACCCGGATCCCCATCACCTCCACCCTATCATATTGCTATACTCATTCCACAGGCTGAACCCTCAGACGTTGAGGCACCTCCACCTTCTTACGATAAGGCCACGGGACATGCCGGGACCACTAGTGTCTCGGAATAG